The nucleotide sequence CGCTTTTTTGAGTTTCAGGATTTTAGGATTTATAAGgtttcaaaaactttcaGGATTTCCAGAATTTCTATGCCTAGTCCTATTGCGATATGCTAGTTGAGCGCTGTCGattctaattttataattgtagATTTTCAAGCTTTCAAAGTTTTCAGACTTTTAGATTCTCGAACTTTCATGTTTaaagctttcaattattttatagcTTTTGAAAACGAAAACCTAGAAGAGGAAGGCAATTCTGTCGATTGCGATCTATCATTTTATCGAAACAGAATCAgtattaatgaaataaaagGGATATAgcatttttcaatttttttgaattcttggatttttgaaaagttttatattaaatactCCTAATTATATCGAATACAATTCACCACTCCACCAACACCTAATCGATATTACTAAAATAAAGGGAAAAAATCGATTCATTAGATTttagaaattagaaatagaattttagCTTTTAGTAATTTTATACTATAATATAGcttctttaaattataaagaaattgaatttcataaaatgaaaatataaatactacAATAGatctattattataaatttaataaaacttcaaagatatattgatataataaaaagaaccTATCAAATAAGctttaaaacttttaattcCTTTAAAACTTTCATAGCTTTTACAACTTTTGAAAACGAAAACcgtaaaaagaaaagctttgTTACAAAAACATTAATATAAAGTCAACATcgaatcaatcatttattcaatagagagttttcatattatatatagcttTACTTTCGAAggaatattaaagaattaataaaaagtcttATACTCTTTTGTATCCTATTATAGACTAGTCGTTACCTTGCATATGTTCTTtacaatcaatataaaaaatatatcattaagaagctttcaattcaaaaaatgatataataattttcatttccattctgcAATTTTGTTAGTTTTAATTTGTTAATTAATTTGTTAATTCATTGAGCTttgtattttgatgtttttgtaTGGGGTATTTGTAGTTTTTCTTGATTAATTAGTTTTTAGTTATGAATTGTGTTTTAAATCCTGTATGTTAGGATATAAAGTGTATTTCGAtcttattcaattatatgaatttattatataacgAATATATTAGTAAATCACCAGTgaaataaattgataattCCATAAAAAGTTTTCGAGCTTATCAATCCAacaattgaattcaaatattttatttgattgtATTTACTAcattgaatagaattgttaaatttttaattgagtgataaaatgaatttcattttcgaatCTAGATCTAATCAACTGAGAACCGGTGTCGCACTTCTACTCCCTCTTTCGAAGAAGCTTATGTTTTCCCTCAAAGCAACATACTCACTATCTGCATAGCCCAATAATCCGTGTATTTCACTACTTCTCATACCTTTAATCCTAGTTATCTCCATTGCACTGTAGTTCACTAGCGCCCTACCCACTTCAACTCCAGACCCTGATACAATCTTTGTATCTGGCGAGCTTGGACGGTCAACAACTACTAGACGCACAGCTTCTTGTTGGGCAAAGCTGCCCTCCACATCTACGATCCCGGCAGGAAGCAGACCAGCTTTGGCCGCCAATGCTCGATGAGCGCCAGCATCAATATAAATCGTTCCATGTGGAGAGAGGCCATGTAGAAGCCAGAAATAGCGGTCCCGGATCGGTTGATGCGATGGAAGAAACCGGGTATGCAGAGGCGGCTCCACGGGTGATGATGCTACACCAGTAAGGGACAGTGTGGAATTGGATCTTGTAATAGTTTCCGGTGTCTGCGATTGCGAAACAACATCACCGGTTTTGCCGCCTGAAGTAGAATGTTTGAGGGATTGAACATAGCTTACAATACTTGCAATGTTCCCTGGGCTAGAGGACCGTGTTATGACAGTTGTTACACCTGCGGAGGTGGCGAGACGGGCAGCAACTATTTTTGTGGACATTCCTCCTGTACCGAGGCTAGAGCCGGCACTTGATACTGAAGACGGAAAGTCAGTGTATATGTTTCGAGAGGGCATAAGAACTGAATGGGGAACGACTACCATCGGCCTGTAATGCGGAGATGTCTTCAACGACCTCAATTGCTTGTGCATCTGGATGCGTTCGAGGATTTTTATCATAGAGACAATCGACATCAGTCATCAGGAACAAGTAATCTGCATGGAGCATAGCTGCAGTGATTGCAGATAGAGTATCATTGTCTCCAAATTTGATTTCAGCTACAGCTAGAGTATCGTTCTCGTTAACGATAGGGATGACGCCCATTTCTAGAAGCTCGTGTAACGTATTCTGAGCATTTCGGTATTGGGTTCGCTAAAAGGTGTAAGCCATGTAGTTATTCATGTTGACATGGTGACCTTACATCTGCGATATCATTTCTTGTGAGTAAAATTTGTGCAACAGGTTGTTGCAAGTGAGCGAACAAGCTATCCCATAGACTTATAAGGCGACACTGTCCTATTGCTGCTAAAGCCTACAACCATCACTATCAGCAAAATATTTACTGATTAGCTGCTTTGAACGAGACATACTTGTACTCGGGGAAGATGTTTTGGCCTCTTATCCAAGTCCATTCTTCGAAGTCCAACCCCAATGGCTCCGGAGGATACAATAATAACTTTGTGTCCATCTTTGTGAAGCCTCACAGCAGTTTCCACAATTAAACTCAAAATACTCAACAACGGCTCATGAGTTTTCTCATCCACGATGGAACTGGTTCCTGTCATATCCCGTGACTCAGCTTCTGGCctttgaaaagaagaggtTTGCACGTACCTAATTTTATAACTATAGTTAAGGATTTTGGGGGTTTCATCTTGCCTACGTTCACCTTGTGATGTAGAATATGTTTGTCAAGATATTTAAAAACGGCGTATAACGTATATGTATACCTCGCAAGGcatcaaagaaatgaatgtTGTCTTGGCTCGCTCGAGCTTGGgttgatttatatcaatctcaGGCCGGCAGAATTTTCCCACCGCCCACCAAAAGTCGTTTCTGTGAACAATTGTTGTATCCACAAACAGCGCCCTACTTGGTACATCGAAAGGCGTAAGTCTTGTAGCTACGTATCCACGATGTCATCCTCGGAGGGAAATAAGCCTCCGCTTGTTCCAGACTCTACAAAGGAGTCGGAACCGCAATTTGACCCAACTGCTCGAACACGCAATTGGTTCTCTATCCTCCTTGGCACAATGCCTCCATCCCACCAGATACTCTATCGCGAAGATCAATATGCTCGTCATGAGAAGCGCGACTGCGACAGATGTGAAGAATGGCGGGACTATAACTTAAAATACTCACCAATCGTCATATTCATGCAAAAAAACATACGAGATCTCAATGGGAAGCTTGATGCAGATAACATACGCTGCAGGAGATGTCCCACACGAATCACAGAAGATGGGAAAACGGTGAGGCAAGGCGGGGGTTTCAGCCCCGAGCATGGCATTCAATTGTGTGCGAATGAGATGAGGGATAGTAAACATGTGGAAGATACGCTGGCACATGAAATGGTGCACGCCTGGGATCATTTAAGATGGAAGGTGGACTGGGGAGATCTGCGACATGCAGCTTGTTCAGAGGTTTGTCTGCCCTGGCCTAGTACGAGTACAGAAAAAACAGCTAAACGATAATATAGATCAGAGCAGCGAGTCTGAGTGGAGAATGTAGATGGGCAAGAGAATTCTGGACGAGAAATAACTACAGGGTAACGCAACAACATCAGGATTGCGTGCGCAGGAGAGCAGTCAAGTCGGTATTGGCCAGACCTTGGTGTAAGGATGATGTTCAAGCCGTGAGGGTAGTTAACGAAGTTTGGGATTCATGTTACTCAGATACTCGACCCTTTGACGAGATCTACAAGTGAGGTCGTTATGAGATATGCCCATGTAATAACAGAAAGTTTGCTTTGTTAAATAATCGTATTCAGTACTTAGGTACTCGGGTATAGAAATGTATATCAAGATAGGCGCCAGCGTAATGAAAACATTAGATGCAAATCCCAAACTCTTACTCAACTTGTTTCGCCCCGAGAGTCATCTCAATCATTCTACTCCTTAAACGCCAAtgctaaaaaaaaacagaatTCGTCATTCATTCCTCACGGGTCTCCAAGGGAGTTTTGCTACTCTCCAGCGGAGACTTGCTACCAGTGGATTTTGAATCCCGCATGCTAGCTCGCTCACCCTTCACACAGTGCTTGATGATCCAGGGGTGCTTCTCAACCTGTTCGAGGGGAATTCGTTTCTCGGGATCAAGTACCAGTAGCTATGACAATAATTAGCGTGAGACGAATGTTGAGATGAGTTTGAACATACCCTCTTAATCAGATCCTTTGCCTCGGAGGAAACAAAGCCTGGAATTGTCATTTCACATCTTGCTATCCTCCTGTGTGTCATGACTACAGTGTCCTCGAAAGGAGCCTCGCCGACTAGGAACTCGTACATCAACACACCTAGACTCCACAAGTCGACCTTCTCGTTGTAATAGTTGCTGTTGCTCTGCAACATCTCAGGTGGAAGATAATCTAAAGTTCCACACATTGTATTTCTTCTGCCGTTAGGTGCATGAACACTCCAACCAAAGTCTGCGATTTTGAGCTCGCCATGGATGCCAACCAGAATATTTTCTGGTTTTATGTCCCGATGCATGACATGCTTCTTGTGGAGATACTTCAGAGCGGCAGCCATTTGCGCAATGTAGTGAGCTGCTTTCCATTCCGGAAATTTTGTCTCTCTACGAAGATGCTTGTAAAGTTCTCCTTTGCCAGCAAATTCTAGGATTAGGAAGACTCGCTTGCTGTCATGAAAATGGCCATACAACTGGAGGATATTTGGGTGCCGCAGATTACTCTGAATTTCGATTTCCCGTCGGACCTGCTTCTCTACCTTGCCCTTTTGTATCTCATTTTTGTGTAAAACTTTCAGGGCACAAACAAATCCAGTGCTACGTTCTCTTGCGAGATATACACGGCCGAATTTGCCTTTTCCGAGAGGCCGACCAATTTCGAACATGCCTAGATGAAACTGTTTTACTGGAGCTGGCTCCTGATACATGGGGTTCGATTTGCGCTCGATTCTGACAGCTTGTTCAGAATCTCGGTATGATGTAGTTGGTTTTCTTGAAGGAGAAGCTGGCTCCTGTGATGAACCTGCGACTGTTGTGATTGTGTTTACTGTATTCTTATTTTGCAAGGCCATCTTGAGAAGGTTTGCTCGATTGGCATTTTGTGATAATTGTGTGCTGGAAGATGTAGTAGATGCGATCTGCTCAGTATCCATTAGCTACGACGTATTTGAATCTTGAGGCCAAATTTGTTCACCTTGGCCATgtatttctttccttcccctGGATCGTTCTCATCATTCACAGACATCCGCTCAAAGCGCGATTCAAGGGCATGGGCAGCCATTGTGAACTATCCGAAAGAAAGGGCAAGAATTGAGGGAAAATGATGAAAGGATCTGGTCGATTGAAGATGTTTGAAGGTGTTTGACTGCTAGGTTAGTAAAATAGTGGATGATAGCGAGagtattattgatatattcgAGAGATCTTTGGAAATCCAAGGTGACGGGACGAGACGAGAGTTTATTATTTAGAAAAGCTGGAAAAGGCAGCGGCTAAAAAGTCAATGCTTGTTGACACAGCAACACACGAAACGGATCCGAGAATTGCCCAGTGAAGAGTGAGATTTCGGAAGAGGCTTGAGCGGGAGAGCGGAGAGAGGAAAGCTTCCCCCACCCACCACGCCACGTGCACACTCAAACAACTAAAGCAGCCTTGTTTCGTCTCACCCCACCAAACAGGCATAGATAGATGGCATGCATTCACACCAGCCCTAGGTTGTCAACCTCCCTCCAGAATATACCATCATCACATCGCTCTTGAACtagaagtggaagtggaagtggaagtagaAGTGGAACTGGCACTCGAACTGGAACTCGAACCCGAACTCGAACCCGAACTCAAACCCGAACTCAAACCCGAACCTAAGCTGTTACTCGACTGAGCTAGGATTAAAGCTCTTCCTTTGCCTTGGCTCGCATTTCATATCCGCCAAAGACGAAAGTCGAAGAGAGCCATCTTGAACTTGATCAGGACCTGAACCAGACTCGGACCAAGTTGACCATTTGCATCATCTCACATATCCAATCTACAATCTACAATCTACAATTATGGCATTCAACGGTCCTATCAATGAGACTTACCCAATGCCCAGTGCGGCAGATACCGCTACTGTGTCGCATACTCAGAAAGGCTTCAAGATTAGCGCACGTAAGCTTCCAATCTCGAAATCAGGTCCAATAGATGAGATGTCAGAGAAGCTCGGTATACCGGTTCCAGAGATGATCTTTGGTGATAATATGGTTGCGATCGAGCACGTAGCGAGTGGGTGGCGCATGGAGTTCAACGCATACGATGCCCTAGATCGCGTGGACAAGACGGATAAAAATATGTTAAAAGTAGCTTATTCAAAAGAGTGGTCAAGTAGCAGGTACAGAATCggaattttttgattttcgacATGTCAATGCTGACATGATTCAGGGAGAAAACCCACGAAGGCATCAAAGAAATCGTTAAGCCATTCGACTGGTCGTATACAACAGATTACAAAGGCACTATAACCAACGGGAAATTATTCACATTGGACAACTCCGATCCGATACCTATTGCCCTTCTTAAGCGTCAAGATCCTATTCTGTTTTTCGAAGAGGTTGTCTTATACGAAAGTGAGCTAGACGACAACGGAATATCTGTGTTTTCTTGCAAATTGCGGGTTATGCCTGACCGAATGCTTCTCTTGTGCAGATTGTTCATGAGACTTGATAATGTTCTTGTTAGGATCAGGGATACCAGGATCTATGTCGATTTCAACACAAGCAAGGTAATTCGGGACTACACCGAGAGAGAAGATGCATTTGACACTGTCAAAAAAGTAAgtcaaatcatcaatttcttcaaagaatTCACTAATTTATAGTAGAACCTCCTTTACTCTGGTAAACTACCGGACGATCTTACTATAGCCATGCGTGATCCAAATCAGATTGCCCACCTAGTACCAGAAGTTACTCATACGATCGAGAATCTGACGCTTCCTTAAGCTCTACTCCAAATATAGACTTGAATActatttgaaaataagagaACGCCACTTAATGGGTGCGAAATAGAATGAGGACTCAGTGTCGAAACTAATTAGCGTCGCTCTGCAAAGGATGAACtaatacaatatcaaaaacacaacAGTATCTTGGCTTGGGAGAGCCATAGCCTATCGCAAACCATAGGTGTAACTCACAGCTGTCGTAAGTGGACAAAATCGAAGGGGTTGGAAATTGGGGGTCATCCAAGAATAATGTTAATAATTTCGTCACAACATTTTGGCAACAGGCGCACAACTAATGATTTCTGTTGTGCCAGACAATTGGGCATAAAATTTCCAAGAATGAGTGTATAGCTTTCGGGGCCCATGGTGGCCAATTGCATAAGGCAGAGGCTAATCTGGATGAACGCAATACACACCCTTATCGAAGTTtatatttcatatcatttcaatcttcaCCTGAAACTTGATATCAATGAAGTTTTTACCTAGTATTCAAGCTCTATACTCAGGCGAGCCCAACTT is from Botrytis cinerea B05.10 chromosome 16, complete sequence and encodes:
- the Bctip41 gene encoding Bctip41; the encoded protein is MAFNGPINETYPMPSAADTATVSHTQKGFKISARKLPISKSGPIDEMSEKLGIPVPEMIFGDNMVAIEHVASGWRMEFNAYDALDRVDKTDKNMLKVAYSKEWSSSREKTHEGIKEIVKPFDWSYTTDYKGTITNGKLFTLDNSDPIPIALLKRQDPILFFEEVVLYESELDDNGISVFSCKLRVMPDRMLLLCRLFMRLDNVLVRIRDTRIYVDFNTSKVIRDYTEREDAFDTVKKNLLYSGKLPDDLTIAMRDPNQIAHLVPEVTHTIENLTLP
- the Bcatp23 gene encoding Bcatp23, producing MSSSEGNKPPLVPDSTKESEPQFDPTARTRNWFSILLGTMPPSHQILYREDQYARHEKRDCDRCEEWRDYNLKYSPIVIFMQKNIRDLNGKLDADNIRCRRCPTRITEDGKTVRQGGGFSPEHGIQLCANEMRDSKHVEDTLAHEMVHAWDHLRWKVDWGDLRHAACSEIRAASLSGECRWAREFWTRNNYRVTQQHQDCVRRRAVKSVLARPWCKDDVQAVRVVNEVWDSCYSDTRPFDEIYK